The region CTAACGATGACGTGTAGTTGCGTCTCGTGGCCGGAGAGGGCCGGCAAGGAGCAGCACTGGATGTGTTCCAGCGCGGCCGGCGGCCGTAGACGGCCCCTGTTTTGAGCGTCGATTTCGGTCGAAAGGCGCGCCAGGGTCACTCTCGGGCGATCCGTTCGGAGAGGCAAGCTCTCGGGCCGGCTCCATCGCGCGCCGGGCTCCGCCCCGGAAGGCGGATCTCCTTGGGGGGCCGTGCGAGGGCACCTCCAGTGCTGCTCGTTGCCCGGCGGCTCGGCCCGGATTCTCGGGGTACGAAGATAGGGAATTCAGGCTGCGTTTTCGCTCAATGACCGGGTAGTAGCTCTTCCGTCGACTACTCGCCGACCGGGGATCGCCGCGACGGGGAGTACCTCCCGAGCCGCTGCCTATTCAGGAGTGCTCCGACCGGCAACTCTGCCAAAATCCTTCGAACGGGATAGGGACTTTCGACTCGGCTTCCCGGGGAAGCTATGCGAGCAGGCCGGGGTAGCGGCTGGCCTGGGGAGTGAAGTCGGGAATGATCTGCCCGGGGTCGGCATTCATGTGGCGCTCGATCAATTCGGCAAAGACGTCGCGGAAGTCGGTCGTCGGTTGAAGGTCGCGCTCTTGGAACAGATCCTGATCGCGGAGCCCGGGCCAACCGTCGCGGGTCAGCACCCGTCCGCCGATGACACCGCCGCCGAGGGCCATCATCACTCCGCCGGTTCCATGGTCGGTTCCGTTGCTGCCGTTTTCGAAACCGACCCGACCGAACTCCCCCATCGCAAGCGTGAGGGTGCGGTCCGTGTCGGCTCCCAGGTCGCGATGGAAGGCGGCCAGGCTTGCACCGAGATCCGCCGCTCCGCTGGCGAATCGGCCGAGTTCGTCCGAATGGTGGTCCCAGCCTCCGAGATTCACCGTGACCACCCGAATCCCGATATCGGCCTTGATCAGCGCTGCGATCTCGCGCATCGAGCCCCCGAACCTGGTATCGGGATAGACCTCGCTGGTCTCGGTGGAGATCGATCCGATGACCTCGAGGCTCTCGAAGGTCGCGGCACCGGTGACTCCGAGCAGGCTGCTGGGATCGCGAGTGTAGACCTCCTCCAGCATTGCCCCACGCTCCGCGGCGAAGCTCCCTTTGATCGAGAAACCGCCTAGCGAGGACAGCACCAGGCTTTGTGCGGGGCCGAGCAGCGAAGCGGCCTTCGAATTGCCGTAGCTGACTCCTTGGAGCGAACTGCCGCTCCCAGCGATTTCCAGGAGCCGGTTGAGCCAGCCCTGGCGAACGTGCTTGTCGCCCGGAGCGGCCCGCTCCACGAAATCCTCCGCATCGAAGTGGGATCGGCCCAGGCCGGTATGCCCCACCGCATGGATCAAGTCGAGATCCCCAGCCTGGTAGATCGGGAGAAGATCGGAAAGGGAGGGATGAAGACCGAAGAACCCGTCCAGGTCATTGGCGCTGCCCGCAGAGATGTCGACACGGACCGACGGCCTCAGGCGGTCGTAATCCGGGTCGGCGAACGGCACCACCAGGTTGAGACCATCGGGCCCGCCACGCAGGAAGACCACCACCAGCACGGGTTCAGTTCCGGCCGCTCGTACGCGTGCAGGGAAGAAGCCCGGAAGCGCCACGGTCGCGAGTCCGAGTCCGCTGGTCTTCAGGAAGTTTCGTCGTGTCCACGTCATGTCGCCATCTCCGGAGCAGTCAGTTGCCAGGTCAGTGCATCAGGAATTCGGGGCTCGCCACGAGCGCCGCGCCCAGCTCGTCGATCATCCGATCCCCCTCCGTCCAAGCGGGAAGGGCCTCCCCCAGCTCGACCAGCTTGGCCCGAGTGTGGTCGCTGGCTCCGTTCAGGAGCATGCGTCGGATCACCGCATCTGCAGCCTGGTCGACGTCCTCGAACGCGATGTCCCAGCTGTATTGGTAGCCACTCCATCCGCGGACACTTGCGTGCCCGACGTTGATGGAGGAGAGCAGGTTTCCGGTGTTCATCCAGTAGCTGGAATCATCCGGGTAGCCGGTCGGAAGGGGATAGGCGTAGAGATCCTCGCCGAGATCATTCAAGTACCAGGTGAGGGTGAGGGGCAGATCCGGCCCGGTCGCACCGAGAGCTCGGGCGGTACTCGCCACCAACATCAGCGGGCGCTTCACCTTGGTGCGGCGATGCGTCATGAACCAGAACTCGGCAGTCTGGAACATCGCCCGTGTGACTTCTCGAAGATCTCCGCCCGTCTCGAGGTAGACATTCGAGAGGTAGTTCAGTGTGAGCTCGTGCGGTTCGCCTCCGATGAAGCGCTCGGCGAGCTTCCGAGTCAGGAAGTCCGCAGTCTCGGGGCGGAGGGCCAGATGGTGGAGTACGTCGAAGCCATCCTGCATCTCACCTCCAGGCGGAATCACGAGATCACCCCCAAGGATCGACTTGGAGCCCGGATCGTGGTCTTCCTCGTTGAAGAAGAAACCCGATTCGGTCGGATTCTCATCCCACTCGTCGCTGACCTGCCAACCGGTGAACGCACGTGCCACCTCGATGATGTCTTCCTGCGTGTACCCACCATCCACGCCCATCGTGTGGAGTTCCAGCAGCTCGCGGCCGTAGTTCTCGTT is a window of bacterium DNA encoding:
- a CDS encoding DUF1501 domain-containing protein, which translates into the protein MTWTRRNFLKTSGLGLATVALPGFFPARVRAAGTEPVLVVVFLRGGPDGLNLVVPFADPDYDRLRPSVRVDISAGSANDLDGFFGLHPSLSDLLPIYQAGDLDLIHAVGHTGLGRSHFDAEDFVERAAPGDKHVRQGWLNRLLEIAGSGSSLQGVSYGNSKAASLLGPAQSLVLSSLGGFSIKGSFAAERGAMLEEVYTRDPSSLLGVTGAATFESLEVIGSISTETSEVYPDTRFGGSMREIAALIKADIGIRVVTVNLGGWDHHSDELGRFASGAADLGASLAAFHRDLGADTDRTLTLAMGEFGRVGFENGSNGTDHGTGGVMMALGGGVIGGRVLTRDGWPGLRDQDLFQERDLQPTTDFRDVFAELIERHMNADPGQIIPDFTPQASRYPGLLA
- a CDS encoding DUF1800 domain-containing protein, with product MLDRCEGPRFEAQNRFTPRVASVSTLLLLLTMASFLAACSGAQDEEHALLRFGYGPDAYSRERIRELGPRPYLEEQLYPESIPDDDFDAMMAAYAWRDMNYRTLEQTYCWEDCPAGTPWDLLTDLRKAKIQRAIYSRRQLEALLADFWFNHFNVYAPSGVSQTAIVPYERDAIRAHVFGKFEDMLVAVATSPSMMEYLDNTLSTQWGINENYGRELLELHTMGVDGGYTQEDIIEVARAFTGWQVSDEWDENPTESGFFFNEEDHDPGSKSILGGDLVIPPGGEMQDGFDVLHHLALRPETADFLTRKLAERFIGGEPHELTLNYLSNVYLETGGDLREVTRAMFQTAEFWFMTHRRTKVKRPLMLVASTARALGATGPDLPLTLTWYLNDLGEDLYAYPLPTGYPDDSSYWMNTGNLLSSINVGHASVRGWSGYQYSWDIAFEDVDQAADAVIRRMLLNGASDHTRAKLVELGEALPAWTEGDRMIDELGAALVASPEFLMH